The sequence below is a genomic window from Salinispira pacifica.
TTTTCCATGATAACAGCGGAGTAGTGGATTTTGATGAAGAACATGTTGTGTGTTTCAAGGCGGAAACCCACAACAGCCCCTCGGCCCTGGACCCCTACGGCGGAGCGATAACGGGAATTGTGGGTGTAAACCGGGATATTATGGGAACCGGCAAGGGTGCAAAACCGATCTTCAATACAAATGTGCTCTGCTTTGGTCATCCCCATACCGCCCCGGAGGAGATACCCCGGGGACTTCTTCATCCGAAAAAGGTGATGTCGGGAGTTCATGAAGGAATAATCGACGGGGGAAACCAGAGCGGAATCCCCACTGTTGCCGGGGCATTTCTCTTTGATGATTCCTACCTGGGAAAACCGCTGGTATTTTGCGGAACCGGCGGCATAATGCCCCGGAAGGTTCTGGGAGAAGAAAGCTGGCTTCAGCATGTGGACTCTGGCGATCTGGCGGTAATGCTGGGCGGCCGCATCGGTAAGGATGGAATTCACGGTGCAACCTTCAGCTCCCTTGCCCTGGACGAGGATTCACCCACATCGGCGGTACAAATCGGAGACCCCATAACCCAGCGGAAAATGCTGGATTTCCTCCTTGAAGCCCGGGACAAAGGTCTGTACAAGGGAATTACTGATAACGGAGCCGGAGGATTATCATCCAGTCTGGGAGAGATGGCTGAATTCTCCAACGGTATTCGGGTGGATTTGGATAAAGCACCACTTAAGTATGCAGGCCTTGCGCCCTGGGAAATATGGGTTTCAGAAAGCCAGGAGCGTATGAGCCTGAGCGTAGCTCCGGATACATGGGAGGCCTTTCACGAACTTGCCCGGAGACGGGGCGTGGAGGCAACGGTTGTTGGGGAGTTCACCTCTTCCGGATTTGTGGAACTGGTATACCGGAATGAGACGCTCGGGCTGCTGCCCCTTGAATTTGTTCACAACGGGCTGCCGGTCATGGAGCTCTCGGCCTCCTGGATTGAACCGGAAAAAAGAAGGCCGGAATCTCAGGCCCGGGCTTACATCCGGGTACAGGCCGGACACTGGAACAGCGAGGAGTTTATGACAGCCCGGCTTTTCGAACTCCTTTCCGAGCCCAATATCCGTTCAAAGGAAGACCTGGTTCGCCAGTATGATCATGAAGTTCAGGGGCAGTCGGTGATCAAGCCGTTCACCGGAGTCCGATCCGATGCACCCACCGACGGCGGTCTGATCCGCCCGGTTGCCGAGTCATCCCAGGGGCTGACGGTTACCCATGGGGTGTGTCCAAGGATGTCGGAGGCGGATACGTACCAGATGGCCGTTCACGCAGTGGATGAGGCATACAGGGCGCACATCGCCATGGGCGGAGATCCTGACAGGGCATCCGCGCTGGATAATTTCTGCTGGCCTGACCCGGTGCAGTCGGATTACACCCCTGACGGAGAGTACAAACTTGCACAGCTGGTACGGGCAAATCAGGGGCTGAAAGATGCCTGCATGGAGTATAATCTTCCCCTGATTTCCGGTAAGGATTCCATGAAAAACGACGCGGTTCTGGGAGGAAAAAAGGTATCGGTTCTGCCTACTCTGCTGGTGAGCCTCTTGGGCATTCATGGCGATGTGGAAAAAGCAACCGACCAAAGCTTCGCCAGTGAAGGGGATGAAGTATATCTCCTGGGGTCGGCGGAGTACCGCCTGGGAGGCAGTTATTTTGAAAAGCTGGAAGGAAATCAGCTAGGTGCAACTCCGCAGATTGATCTCAAAGGCAACAGAACCCGGTACGAGGCGATTCATGCCGGAATTCAGAGCCAACTCTTTTCTTCCATCCACGATATTTCCGACGGCGGTCTGGCCGTGGCATTGTCTGAATGCTGCATCGGCGGCAGGATGGGCGCACGAATAGAGATTTCCGGACTGCGGGCCATATCCCCCTTGGAAACTACAGACGGATCGGAAAGGCTGACAGCAGCTGCCCTGCTGTTTTCCGAAGGCGGCGGGCGCTTTGTTGTATCGGTTCCCCCCGGCAGAAAAGAAACCTTCAAATCCCTCTTTCCGGAAGCAGAGCGCATTTTTCTGGGTGTAACCGGGGGGGAAAACCTGGAAATCAGAGACGGCGGAGAAGCAGCCATTAATGTACCGGTGGAGCGGCTGGTGGAATCATTCACCACCCCGTGGTAATCGGTGAAGCGGGAAAAAGGAGCAGAGCAGGTGATCGCAATACTGACCGGATATGGAATTAATGCCGATAAGGAGCTGGGAGAAGCATTTACGGCAGCGGGAGGCAGTGTGGAATTTGTACACCTCCGTGATCTGATTGATGACCCTTCAATGCTGGAATCTTTCCGGATTCTTGCTTTTCCCGGAGGTTTCAGTTTCGGGGATCATATCGGCTCGGGAACAATACTCGGGCATATGGTGAAAAATCATCTGCAGGATGCCATTAATCAGCTGATACAGCGGGACGGTCTTGTTCTGGGAATATGCAACGGCTTTCAAACCCTGGTGAAAATGGGGCTTTTGCCCAATACACAGGGAGACTGGAGCAATGAAGCAAGTCTGATTTCCAATGAAAGCGGGCTGTTTATTGATGACTGGGTTGGGCTGACCGTCAATACCTTGAATCCGTCACCCTGGATCCGAAATATGCCCGATTTTGACTGTCCAATCCGTCACGGTGAAGGAAAATTCATCTATGCCGGAATGAACGCCGAATTGAAAGAGCTGCCGAAGGAGCTGGTGGCATTCCGGTATCAGGATAATCCAAACGGATCTCAGGATGATATTGCAGGAATAACAGACCCCAGCGGGCGGGTACTGGGAATGATGCCCCATCCCGAAGCATTCATCCGGGGAGAGCAGCATCCCCGCCGCCTGA
It includes:
- a CDS encoding AIR synthase-related protein translates to MRIEISYRPEFDDGKVRKILRGLETELSEQIADLRIVDVYLLEERLKNQAGEITRLFLDPVSQQAEVRLTQEDPGLIDGDWGRKAAPSWDLMVEISYKPGVTDPVAVTAWEALELELDGERPGVSRDNTDDAPLRVQTARQLVFTFSKELDEETKRRIGETLLPGLSNPLIQKQLSMYSDEYSRGTRFPLLYPFVADTEVPAVQYFPIARMNDEQLVALSRERLLALSLDEMRVIREEFSRPGQIAARKKRGISTDISDIELEMLAQTWSEHCKHKIFQARIDYRDENGKSTTIDGLFKSYIQATTDALSASRPDLRSVFHDNSGVVDFDEEHVVCFKAETHNSPSALDPYGGAITGIVGVNRDIMGTGKGAKPIFNTNVLCFGHPHTAPEEIPRGLLHPKKVMSGVHEGIIDGGNQSGIPTVAGAFLFDDSYLGKPLVFCGTGGIMPRKVLGEESWLQHVDSGDLAVMLGGRIGKDGIHGATFSSLALDEDSPTSAVQIGDPITQRKMLDFLLEARDKGLYKGITDNGAGGLSSSLGEMAEFSNGIRVDLDKAPLKYAGLAPWEIWVSESQERMSLSVAPDTWEAFHELARRRGVEATVVGEFTSSGFVELVYRNETLGLLPLEFVHNGLPVMELSASWIEPEKRRPESQARAYIRVQAGHWNSEEFMTARLFELLSEPNIRSKEDLVRQYDHEVQGQSVIKPFTGVRSDAPTDGGLIRPVAESSQGLTVTHGVCPRMSEADTYQMAVHAVDEAYRAHIAMGGDPDRASALDNFCWPDPVQSDYTPDGEYKLAQLVRANQGLKDACMEYNLPLISGKDSMKNDAVLGGKKVSVLPTLLVSLLGIHGDVEKATDQSFASEGDEVYLLGSAEYRLGGSYFEKLEGNQLGATPQIDLKGNRTRYEAIHAGIQSQLFSSIHDISDGGLAVALSECCIGGRMGARIEISGLRAISPLETTDGSERLTAAALLFSEGGGRFVVSVPPGRKETFKSLFPEAERIFLGVTGGENLEIRDGGEAAINVPVERLVESFTTPW
- a CDS encoding phosphoribosylformylglycinamidine synthase subunit PurQ: MIAILTGYGINADKELGEAFTAAGGSVEFVHLRDLIDDPSMLESFRILAFPGGFSFGDHIGSGTILGHMVKNHLQDAINQLIQRDGLVLGICNGFQTLVKMGLLPNTQGDWSNEASLISNESGLFIDDWVGLTVNTLNPSPWIRNMPDFDCPIRHGEGKFIYAGMNAELKELPKELVAFRYQDNPNGSQDDIAGITDPSGRVLGMMPHPEAFIRGEQHPRRLKTSQGAGLSLFRNAVAYVSSDK